Proteins encoded in a region of the Puniceibacterium sp. IMCC21224 genome:
- a CDS encoding valine--tRNA ligase, with amino-acid sequence MAMEKTFDATEAEARLYQAWEDSGAFKAGANASRAEHYSVMIPPPNVTGSLHMGHAFNNTLQDILVRWKRMQGYDTLWQPGTDHAGIATQMVTEREMAANGEPTRRDMGRDAFLSRVWQQKIASRGTIIGQLKRLGASCDWSREAFTMSGAPGAPEGEAGNFHDAVIKVFVEMYAKGLIYRGKRLVNWDPHFETAISDLEVENIDVAGHMWHFKYPLAGGETYTYVEKNEDGNVLFEEVRDYISIATTRPETMLGDGAVAVHPLDERYAPIVGKLCEIPVGPKEHRRLIPIITDDYPDRNFGSGAVKITGAHDFNDYAVAKRGNIPCYRLMDTRAAMRADGASYADEAAKAQAIVNGQAFTEAEIDSINLVPDAYRGLGRFAARDMVIADITAEGLAVMVPNPAWEAADADAREEMQPTIAYVENKSIMQPFGDRSKVVIEPMLTDQWFVDTDKIVGPALDAVRNGDTQIIPEREKKVYFHWLENIEPWCISRQLWWGHQIPVWYGLDLERHGFVDDESDGALDLVEMGRLLLDQDLIEGTDRFHCASDFESVSKQFSDVLDTLPTPLNHCRVVEVADRATAIHTLAQSLADYTATQDPTQLVYPVWRDSDVLDTWFSSGLWPIGTLGWPEQTPELQKYFPTSDLITGTDILFFWVARMMMMQLTVVDQVPFKTVYLHGLVRDARGKKMSKSLGNVVDPLELIDEFGADALRFTNAAMASLGGALKLDTQRIAGYRNFSTKLWNACRFAEMNSVFEGRVASTAQVPTPSQTANKWIIGETARVRAEVDAALDTYRFNDAATALYAFVWGKVCDWYVEFSKPLFDSQDAEIISETRTTMAWVLDQCLILLHPIMPFITEELWGTLAPRTKLLIHADWPSYAPVELVDTVADREMTWVISLIDGVRSARAQMHVPAGLKVPMLVTDLDAAGQAAWERNEALIKRLARIESLDSVEAFPKGCVIIPVEGGVFGLPLAGIIDVEAEKSRLEKSLGKLAKEIGGLKGRLNNPKFAASAPDEVVQEARDNLAAREEEAAALSAALARLAELG; translated from the coding sequence ATGGCTATGGAAAAGACATTTGATGCGACCGAGGCCGAGGCGCGCCTCTATCAGGCCTGGGAAGACTCGGGCGCGTTCAAGGCCGGGGCCAACGCCTCGCGGGCGGAACATTATTCGGTCATGATCCCACCGCCCAATGTGACGGGTTCGCTGCACATGGGGCATGCGTTCAACAACACGTTGCAGGACATCCTGGTTCGCTGGAAACGCATGCAGGGCTATGACACCCTGTGGCAACCCGGCACCGATCACGCCGGCATTGCCACCCAGATGGTGACAGAACGTGAAATGGCCGCCAACGGTGAACCAACGCGCCGCGATATGGGCCGCGACGCCTTTTTGTCGCGCGTCTGGCAGCAAAAGATCGCATCGCGCGGCACGATCATTGGCCAGCTCAAACGTCTTGGTGCAAGTTGCGACTGGTCGCGCGAGGCGTTCACCATGTCCGGCGCACCCGGTGCCCCCGAAGGTGAAGCCGGCAATTTCCACGACGCCGTTATCAAGGTCTTTGTCGAGATGTACGCCAAGGGGCTGATCTATCGCGGCAAGCGGCTGGTCAACTGGGACCCGCATTTTGAGACCGCAATTTCGGACCTTGAGGTCGAGAATATCGACGTCGCAGGCCATATGTGGCATTTCAAATACCCGCTCGCGGGTGGTGAAACCTATACCTATGTCGAAAAGAACGAAGACGGAAATGTCCTGTTCGAAGAGGTGCGCGACTATATCTCAATCGCCACGACACGGCCCGAAACCATGCTGGGCGACGGCGCGGTGGCCGTTCACCCGCTGGATGAGCGCTATGCACCGATCGTCGGTAAGCTGTGCGAAATTCCAGTCGGCCCCAAAGAACACCGCCGCCTGATTCCGATCATCACCGACGACTACCCCGACCGCAATTTCGGCTCTGGCGCGGTCAAGATCACTGGCGCACATGATTTCAACGACTACGCCGTGGCAAAACGCGGCAATATTCCGTGTTACCGCCTGATGGACACCCGCGCCGCGATGCGCGCCGATGGTGCGTCCTACGCCGACGAAGCCGCCAAAGCGCAGGCCATCGTCAACGGACAGGCCTTTACCGAGGCCGAGATTGATTCGATCAACCTTGTCCCGGATGCCTATCGCGGGCTGGGCCGGTTTGCGGCGCGTGACATGGTGATTGCCGACATCACCGCCGAGGGGCTGGCCGTCATGGTGCCGAATCCTGCGTGGGAAGCGGCGGATGCCGACGCGCGTGAAGAAATGCAGCCGACCATTGCGTATGTTGAAAACAAATCCATCATGCAGCCGTTTGGTGACCGCTCCAAAGTGGTGATCGAACCGATGCTGACGGATCAGTGGTTTGTCGACACCGACAAGATCGTCGGCCCGGCGCTGGATGCCGTGAGAAATGGTGACACGCAGATTATCCCCGAGCGCGAGAAAAAGGTCTATTTCCACTGGCTGGAAAACATCGAACCCTGGTGTATTTCCCGCCAACTTTGGTGGGGCCATCAAATTCCGGTTTGGTATGGTCTTGACCTCGAACGTCACGGCTTTGTCGATGACGAAAGCGACGGGGCGCTTGATCTGGTCGAAATGGGGCGGCTTTTGCTGGATCAAGACCTGATCGAAGGCACGGACCGTTTTCACTGTGCGTCGGATTTCGAATCCGTCAGCAAACAATTCAGTGACGTGCTCGACACTTTGCCGACCCCGCTCAACCATTGCCGGGTTGTCGAGGTCGCTGACCGCGCAACAGCAATTCACACACTGGCACAAAGCCTTGCCGATTATACCGCCACTCAGGATCCGACCCAACTGGTCTATCCGGTCTGGCGCGATTCCGACGTGCTCGACACTTGGTTCTCGTCCGGTCTCTGGCCGATTGGCACCCTTGGCTGGCCCGAACAGACGCCCGAGTTGCAGAAATACTTTCCGACCAGTGACCTGATCACTGGTACTGACATCCTGTTCTTCTGGGTTGCGCGGATGATGATGATGCAGCTGACGGTCGTCGATCAGGTGCCGTTCAAGACGGTCTACCTGCACGGCCTTGTGCGCGATGCCCGGGGCAAGAAGATGTCGAAATCGCTGGGCAATGTCGTCGATCCGCTGGAGCTGATCGACGAATTCGGCGCTGACGCCTTACGGTTCACCAATGCCGCCATGGCGTCGCTTGGTGGCGCGCTCAAGCTGGATACTCAGCGCATCGCGGGATATCGTAATTTCAGCACCAAGCTGTGGAATGCCTGCCGTTTCGCGGAGATGAATAGCGTCTTTGAGGGACGTGTCGCAAGCACCGCGCAGGTCCCGACCCCGTCACAGACCGCCAACAAATGGATCATCGGTGAAACCGCGCGCGTGCGGGCCGAGGTTGACGCCGCGCTGGACACCTACCGTTTCAACGATGCGGCGACCGCGCTGTATGCCTTTGTCTGGGGCAAGGTCTGCGATTGGTATGTCGAATTCTCAAAGCCGCTGTTTGACAGCCAGGACGCTGAAATCATTTCCGAAACCCGCACCACGATGGCCTGGGTTCTGGACCAGTGCCTGATCCTGCTTCACCCGATCATGCCCTTTATCACCGAAGAGTTGTGGGGCACCCTCGCGCCGCGCACCAAGTTGTTGATCCATGCCGACTGGCCCAGCTATGCGCCCGTCGAACTGGTGGATACAGTCGCAGATCGCGAGATGACATGGGTGATTTCATTGATTGACGGTGTGCGGTCCGCGCGCGCACAGATGCATGTCCCGGCCGGCCTCAAGGTGCCGATGCTGGTCACGGATCTGGACGCAGCCGGACAGGCCGCATGGGAACGCAACGAGGCATTGATAAAACGACTTGCACGGATCGAATCGCTCGACTCGGTTGAGGCGTTCCCCAAAGGTTGTGTGATCATCCCAGTCGAAGGCGGGGTCTTTGGTCTCCCGCTCGCCGGGATTATCGACGTTGAGGCGGAAAAATCCCGGCTGGAAAAGAGTCTGGGCAAACTGGCCAAGGAAATCGGCGGTCTCAAGGGGCGGCTGAACAATCCGAAATTCGCCGCCAGCGCCCCCGATGAGGTTGTACAAGAAGCCCGCGACAATCTGGCCGCGCGTGAGGAAGAGGCCGCGGCGCTCAGCGCCGCCCTCGCCCGCCTGGCCGAACTTGGCTAA
- a CDS encoding DUF1127 domain-containing protein, giving the protein MAYATHITSAAQGTDVSVFSALLTKLRLQLAQRRTYNQTLRELEALSNRELADLGISRSSIRSIAQEAAYGA; this is encoded by the coding sequence ATGGCATACGCAACGCACATCACATCCGCCGCACAAGGCACTGACGTCTCCGTATTTTCCGCGCTTCTGACCAAACTGCGCCTGCAGTTGGCCCAGCGCCGGACCTACAACCAGACCCTGCGTGAACTCGAAGCACTGAGCAACCGCGAACTGGCAGATCTGGGCATCAGCCGGTCGTCGATCCGCAGCATTGCGCAAGAGGCAGCCTACGGGGCATGA